Proteins encoded within one genomic window of Naumovozyma dairenensis CBS 421 chromosome 6, complete genome:
- the NDAI0F02120 gene encoding uncharacterized protein translates to MPATILDIGLALATVTDNSYATLYSEVDFTGVQSMITKLPWYSTRLEPEILSEMLDVNN, encoded by the coding sequence atGCCAGCCACTATTTTGGATATCGGTTTAGCTTTGGCCACTGTAACTGACAATTCCTACGCCACTTTGTACTCTGAAGTTGATTTCACCGGCGTTCAGTCCATGATTACTAAATTACCATGGTATAGTACAAGATTGGAGCCAGAAATTTTATCTGAAATGTTAGACGTTAACAACTAA
- the ENP1 gene encoding snoRNA-binding rRNA-processing protein ENP1 (similar to Saccharomyces cerevisiae ENP1 (YBR247C); ancestral locus Anc_6.165) has protein sequence MARATSSRARKQRHDPLLKDIDSAQGNLKKIKYKKSLQGGDEDNEDEFVDSKASRKILQLAKEQQDEIAEEEDAEMQIKFQDAARFKQINYADDEEEEEESDEQADNISDFEPEEGLGEEQEEEELIEIDEEDAAMFEQYFKKPEEFNSIGGSYNLADKIMASIREKESQLQNTEPSDIAIEGTEQGAHQETSGMRSTEGVALPEKVIRAYTTVGSILKTWTHGKLPKLFKVIPSLRNWQDVLYVTNPEAWSPNVVYEATKLFVSNLSAKESQKFINLVLLERFRDNIETSDDHKLNYHIYRALKKSLYKPSAFFKGFLFPLVETGCNIREATIAGSVLAKVSVPALHSSAALSYLLRLPFSPATTVFIKILLDKKYALPYQTVDECVYYFMRFRILDDGSNGEDAARVLPVIWHKAFLTFAQRYKNDITQDQRDFLLETVRQRGHKDIGPEIRRELLAGNSREFVEPQGTADDDLMLDI, from the coding sequence ATGGCTAGAGCAACAAGTTCAAGAGCAAGAAAACAAAGACATGATCCgttattgaaagatattgatTCAGCTCAAggtaatttgaaaaagatcAAATATAAGAAATCTCTTCAAGGtggtgatgaagataatgaagatgaatttgtGGATTCAAAAGCTTCAAGAAAGATCTTACAATTAGCCAAAGAACAACAGGATGAAATtgcagaagaagaagatgctGAAATgcaaataaaatttcaagaCGCTGCAAGATTTAAACAGATAAATTAcgctgatgatgaagaagaagaggaagaatcTGATGAACAAGCTGATAATATATCTGATTTTGAACCAGAAGAAGGATTAGgtgaagaacaagaagaggaagagtTAATTGAAatagatgaagaagatgctGCTATGTTTGAGCAGTATTTTAAGAAACCAGAAGAATTTAACTCTATAGGCGGTAGTTATAATTTAGCTGATAAAATCATGGCATCCATCAGAGAAAAAGAATCCCAATTACAAAATACTGAGCCATCTGATATAGCTATTGAAGGCACAGAACAAGGAGCTCATCAAGAAACATCAGGAATGAGAAGTACTGAAGGTGTAGCTTTACCAGAAAAGGTCATCAGAGCCTACACGACGGTAGGAAGTATATTGAAAACTTGGACTCACGGGAAACTAcctaaattatttaaagttATTCCATCCTTGAGAAATTGGCAAGATGTTCTTTATGTCACTAACCCAGAAGCGTGGTCACCGAATGTTGTATACGAAGCTACAAAATTGTTtgtttctaatttatcCGCCAAAGAATCtcaaaaatttatcaatttagTCCTTTTGGAACGTTTTCGTGATAATATAGAAACAAGCGATGATCATAAATTGAACTATCATATATACCGTGCGTTAAAGAAATCTCTTTATAAACCAAGTGCATTCTTCAAAGGTTTCCTTTTCCCATTAGTAGAAACAGGTTGTAACATTCGTGAGGCAACTATTGCTGGTAGTGTGTTAGCTAAAGTTTCTGTTCCAGCTCTACATTCTTCTGCTGCATTGAGTTACTTGTTAAGATTACCATTCTCTCCAGCCACTACAgttttcattaaaatattactaGATAAGAAATATGCCTTACCATACCAAACAGTTGACGAAtgtgtttattatttcatgAGATTCAGAATTCTAGATGATGGTAGTAATGGGGAAGATGCAGCTAGAGTCTTACCTGTCATATGGCATAAGGCATTCCTAACGTTTGCTCAACGTTATAAGAATGATATTACTCAAGATCAAAGAGATTTCTTGTTAGAGACTGTTCGTCAAAGAGGTCACAAGGATATCGGTCCAGAAATTAGAAGAGAATTATTAGCTGGTAATAGTAGAGAATTCGTTGAACCCCAGGGAACTGCTGATGATGACTTAATGCTTGATATATAA